In the Gorilla gorilla gorilla isolate KB3781 chromosome 1, NHGRI_mGorGor1-v2.1_pri, whole genome shotgun sequence genome, AAATAGCATACAGCAGGCATCACAGTGCCACAGGTGGCAAATGCAAGCCACTCAACCCAATACAAAATTATTGCACTTAGCATGATTGGACATTATTAAATGCAGTCAGCCAAACTGTCTTAAAAAGGTATTATTTCATATTGACTCCAGGCCATAATCTGGTATAACTGTCTATCAAGATACTTTTCTGAAGTTAGGTTTAATTACAGTGGAATTAAGTGCCTTTTCTtacccagaaaaatattttagagattaaAGAACAGTGTTTAAATGCAAACTAATATCCATTCCTTCAGCCAGTTGCACAAAAACTGTGAAATTATAATTTTCCCTTTTAATAAAGGCAGAATGATGTGAAATCAAATTAGACCTTCAAATTTGGAAGTCagagaaacatttcttttttggcTCTAAGGAATTTCAACCAATGTTTATGTAGGAGAATCTGGCCCACTGATCTCCATGCTGAGTTTCTTAAGAGGATGCAGTGTTTTGTGTGAGTACATGCCACACTTTTAATACTAAAATAGAAATTCTTACTTATTAACCCCTTTGAGCTTATAAAGTGCATATAACCTAGCCCAATAAGCtcctagaaataaaaacatttttaggcaTTTTTCTATTTACCTACTTCACAGCCAATTTAAACTCAGATAATACATTTTCAAGGAATAAAGaatttcctggccaggtgcagtggctcatgcctgttctcccagtgctttgggaggccaaggcgggagaatcacttgaggctaggagttcaaggccagctgggcaacatagcgagaccctgtctctataaaaaaagaaaaaaataataatttcctatCCTACGGATCATAGCTGCTTACTTATTTTAGCCTTCAAATTTAGGACTAAGATACATTGTTTAAATATGATGTTTGTTCTAAAAAATTGTGGATGCTGCCTTCATTATCAACCCAGCACCTCTGAAAAATCCTGTGCAGATTCTGAACAGGACTTTACACACTAAGAGATGGTTATTTTCAGACAATCTTGCAGTCTACCAGAGATGATACTAGTTGTCTAGTGAGGCACTTCCCATTTTCTCATACCTGTGAGACTGTTCTGATTTAAATACTGATGTCTGAGCAATGTGTTAAATACATGACAGATGCTTCTCTACTACCAACACAGTTTGGTTATGGGTCTGAAtctgattataaaaattttatttgaacttGGTAATATGGATCAGAGacatgaaagaaaattttaagttcCTCAAAAACACATTAAAGGCAGCAGTTAAGCTAATTCTCATTTCTCCCTTGGGCATCAACTTTTTCATTGAGTTACTAGTTGACAActataataaatactttaaaatatgtctAATTAAAGAAGGCAGTCTAGCTTATTTATTTTGCAAGAATTAACACTCAGTGTTATGCATTCTGCTATCCCAGGAATACTCTTTTCTGGTAAATGCTGCATAGATCAATGCAATCGTATGAAAGAAAAGTCAaaggaaatttggaaaaataagtaaatcattATCAAAGCACTAAATGAAACCAGCTCCAACTATACTGACTCTAAAAGACAGTATATGAGTATTTGTGTTATACTTAAGGAAGCTGAAATATTCCCTCACTTccatggaaaaaaatgtattatatatttaagcATTTGAAACATTCTATAGCTGCAGTTCAGTTCACAGCACAAAGTAAACATTAGTTTTCTCTCACCTCACAAAATGTAGAGATGGCCAACGTCCTCCTACTAACCTTTACCTCCTCTAGAATATTCTGAGAATATTTTCTACCTTAATAGTTATTcgttttatatttattcaaaaatgaatcaaagaaaaaagatatttcttcAGTGCCAGAAATACTTAAGTTGCCTCTTTTGTGATCGTTAAGGGGACTGGGAAAAATACAGCTATTGTGGTACTTTAGTTTTTTCAATGTATTTAAGCTATGATCTCACCTGAGCATTAGCTAGAAGTTCTAATCAGTTTAGAAACAAGAACTTCTTTGAACACTGTATCCGCAGCTATTGAGCCCCAGTCCCAGACTTTAATGTCCCTGATATGTACACTAGTGCAGTTTGCTTTAGAAAATGCATGTTCAAGCTGAAACAGTCAAAGAGCAGCATGAGACACccaggggaatggaaaggagttaGTTACATAAAAATTCACAGACACGTTTAACTAAAATCCCAAACAGCCAACCCCTAGTGAACACAGAGCATGCACGCTGCAAGTCTGGTCTGGGCCTACAACCCAGAAAGCTCTTTTTGTGAGCCAAGCTTGTGGTTCCAAAGTGCCTCGTCTATGTGGTCTGATTATGTGAGTACCAGATTAAAAATGAGTGCTGTTGACATAACATTGGTCCTCCTGAGTTTTGTTAAGACTTTGTCCGTGGTCACTCAGACAGCCATCCAAAGACACTTCAATAGCCACTTCTCTTGCGTCTCTTCTACTGAGGCCATCACTTCCGTATGTGTCTAGAGAGGGCCCACCATTGTGCTCAGCACAGCCATTGACGTGGGCCAGAGGCAGTGCCCCGGGGGGACAACACAGCTGCTTAGCACAGCCCTTGGAGATGCAGGGTGAGTTGCAGAGCAACAGTAAGTCCTTCTGCTCCAGGGGTTCCTTCAAGTCCACATTTTCAAACTGGATGGTCACATTGTGGATTCCCGCACGGTGGAAGATTTCTCGAATTTTTGTGCTGGCATCTTGATATCCCCTGTCCTTAGGATACTTGATGTGCAGGGTGGCAATAATCTTTCCACTTACAAGTTCCCAGATGTGCACTTCATGTACACTGCTAATTCCAGGCACAGCAGAGAGTTTACTCACTATAACAGAGAAGAGCAAACAAAAGCCAAGGTGAGCGCTGCATTTGAAACATGGAACTACAGGAGGGATATGATTCCGTTAAGCATTCTCACCAAAATGGCTGCCTACTTACTAAGAACAGCTGGAAGAAATTAGTTCTACCTCTATGGGTACATTTGCCCTTAACCTTCTTTCTCCACACATTGTTAGCCCACACAAAGTCATTTAAGAAAGTAAGTCTAACAACGACAAGAAAAAAGTCCCCAGGGTTGCTGAGTATACAAGGGAATGGACACTTGAATGAACTTCCCATAGTAGTATAAAGTGCAATGCCTTTTCTTAAAAGGGATGATTTGGCAACATGGATCAAAAAAACCTTTACTAGCAATTCTAGTACTAAAAGTTTAAcctaaaagaaataaccaaatatGTATGTACAAGAATGGTTTGGACAGTGCTCCTTGTGTTCATTAAAAAGATGGAACCAACAAGGAAATAGTTAAATCAATGATGTAATGGAATAGGATATAGTTGTTTAAAAGTAAGTTGCATATTTAAGGATATGAGAAAATGTACATAaggtatttttaagtgaaaaagcaaattGCTAAACTGTGTGTATGGTATGATCTTTCTTTTTACACCgcatatagaagaaaatattaacagtCAAATTATGAAAgatttctattttctcatttagGCTCCTCTGTATTTTCTATACTTTCCAAAATGAGTATGTATTTAGAGAGATGGTATTCAATGCTGATTTGAGCAAAGTCTTTGCAGTCAGCTAGTTTGAATCCTAGTTTAGACATTTACTAACTGCATGACGTTAGGcaattacctaacctctctgtgcctcagtttccttatctgtataatagaaatgataatagtacctttttgtattattttaaggattaaaatgcattattataagtaaagcacttagaacacttACATTTCTAGCATGCAGTAAATGCTATGAAAATATTGCTATTGTTATTACTATCTTGcggggggttttttttgttttttttagagacagagtcttgccctgtctcccaggctgcagtgcagtggcatattTATGGCTctctacagcctcaaactccagggctccggtgatcctcccacctcagcctactgagtagctgggaccacaggcacacactacaacctttacttttttatttatttataaaatacaattttttttatttttctaaaaatgaggtctcactatgttgcccaggctggtcttgaactccgggccttatgcaatccttccacttcagcctcccaaagtggtgagattacaggcatgagtcacaaaAAGTAgccctctatttttaaaaatatctgtttttaaatatattactttacTAAAAACATATCCAGTATATATCacaaatttatttgtatatgtttatcTTATTTCCTCAATTGGGAAATGAACTAGCTCCTGGGAAGGCAAAGGCAATGCTGTATGTCTGctcttctgtctccttccctctcccaccaCCTGCTCTGCCTGCAGCTCTGGGCAGTGTTGTGAGAGACACAGTGACTTGCATGCCCGCATTAACTAGAAAGCAGGGTCTAGATTATGAATGATTTGTGTTTTTAGAataaggagaataaaataaagttctTGGCAGAAATGGCcttatttgaattaaaataaaccTTTGACATGAAAGTAAGTAGCCCAGGAATAGGTATTATCCAAGCattgcattcttttctttttttttctttccttttttttgagtcagaatctcactctgtcacccaggctggagtgcagtggtgcaatctcggctccctgcaacctccgcctcccgggttcaagcgattctcctgccgcagcctcccaagtagttgggattacaggcgcatgctaccacgcctggctaatttttttgtatttttagtagagacagggtttcaccatgttggtcaggctggtcttgaactcctgacctcaggtgactcacccacctctgcctcccagagtgccaggattacaggcgtgagccaccgcgcccagaccaAGTATTGCATTCTTAAAAATTTGCAGTTGAGTCAGAGAATCACGGATTGCAAAGGACCTTTGGTACTTGGAGCTGAGTCATCTTAATAGGCTATAAAACATATGATGATGTCTCTACCACCTGGTGATTTAAGGTGTTTCAGAATACATAACTCAAATGCTGCTCTTAAATAATGCTCGTCCTTTGGCCTGAATAGCATTAAATTGAGAGTGGTTCTGGATCAAAATTCAGTCTACTTACTCAGCTCTTCCATGTTGACTCCTTTTGGGACCATCTGTAGCAGAATGGCAGCGGTCTCCTTGATAAGCGGGAAGGCAGATGACAAAATGATGATGACCATGAGGACAGTCAGGCTGGGGTCAATGTAACACTGCCAGTTACACGGGTCCTCACTCTTCAGGGGAAGCACATAGAATATGATGGCCGTGATGACCACAACCACGGACCCCAGGGCATCTCCCATCACATGCAAAAGTACACCTGCCAGGAAGAAAGACTACTGCAGCACAGATGCAAATCTGGAAGCCACGTGACACTCACTGACTTGGATGTCCGGGTATATGAATATCTGTTACCATTtggagttttttggtttttgttttggttagaACAGTAGGATGAATCAAAATAATGGCAACTACTTCTTAGGAAACAAAGCCCCAGGCCACCATCTCAGGACTCAGAGTACCTTGGAAGAGCAACAGCCTAGGAAGATTCTGACCTGCAGGAAGAGTGACTGTGCCGTCTCACCGGGCCACATCGCTACCACTCACCACCCATCAAAGGGcaccaagctggaaaacagggGCTGTgcaaatgatttctttttctttcagacaaGCATCTGTGCTTTACATTGTTTTAAACATGTTTAAGGGGAGAGAGAACAAGTTGTATTAAGAGTGTTTAAAACAAATTGTCTTTTTTCTACCTTGATCCACTTTCCCCTTTCCCTGTAAGCATTTACCTACTTTGTATTTAGTCTGTGGTCATTTAAATGGCATTTGGTTTAAGAGGTGTCCAAGAACAGGGACTCTGGCAACATTTCCATTGCATAAAGAGCcatttatcacaataaaataaaattaaaattctacagATAATACTAAAAATTGTGGGTGCCTTTAATTAAGGGAATTGTTTCTAAAGATATTGATTATGATATAGAACACATGCATTCCTCAGCAAAGATTTGAGTGCCCAATTGTTAGCCAAAGACTAAATTGGGATTCAGTAAGTAAATTAGGTAAAAATTTGgtcagaaaaattataaaatataaacacaaagttttgggttttggttttgggggattttgtttgttttttacaaaaaGCAACATCAGAATCTTGCAATTCAAAGTATAGTTTGcaaaccagcagcatcagcatcacctaggagcttgttagaaatgatgCATCTCAGGACCCACCTCAGATCTGTAGAATCTgaacctgcattttaaaaagatgccCAGGtgagtctgggcgcggtggctcactcctgtaatcccagcactttgggaggccaaggcaggtagatcatctgaagtcaggagttcaagaccagcctggccaatatggtgaaaccctatctctactaaaaatacaaaaaattagctggacattgtgggggcatctgtaatcccagctactcagaaggctgaggcaggagaatcgcttgaacccaggaggcagaggttgcagtgagccgagatagtgccattgtactccagcctgggcaacaagagtgaaactctgtctcaaaaaaaaaaaaaaaaaaaaaaaatgcccagatGATTGGAATGCACATACAAGTTTCCAAAGCACTGCTCTAGAAGAAAGCATCTATATTAAGAAAGGTCTGCTTTGTCTCTCCATGTATTCCACAGACTTATGCAGTAGCATTAATAATAATCCAAATTACTAACAACTTACTCATGGCTAAGACTAAACAGTCTCATTTGGAAGGTGCTTTAATTGAGCTAATTCCTCCTCTTGGCAACAACTCCACAATTCTAAATAACATCATAGGTAAAATGGCATGTGAACACTAAATGTAATTTGAGGCAATTGCCTCAAATTTTCCCCCAAAAAATACAGGAATAAAAAGAATTCCCATATTTCCTTTTGGCTGAGTGTTTACTTATGATAATAAGATCTCGATTCAATATATACATTAACATTCTCATTTTCTAATGCTGTGCTCCTTTCTCCCAACACCCCACCCCCAAAGGAGCTTTTAACTCCCCAGTCCCTGTCCTGAACCACTGAAGGGAAACTCAAAAATACTTTGTTCCTCTACAAGGAGCTAAGAATCAAAGCTTTAACTTGCTTCAGGACGGTACAAAATGCTACCATAAAAATATGAAAGCCTAATATCTCCTATACACATGTAATGTCATGTTTACTGCGTGAGACAGTCTGTTATTCTCTGATTGTCTCATACATGTTAGGTCCATTTCCTCCGTAAGTAACATGAGGATCAGGGCCATACTCCAAATTGCCTTTGTTTATATAATAGCAATGTAGGAATTCAATAAAACAGTAGCTTCTGGTTGATTGTCATAACTCCTATGACATACAGTAACTCTtgtctttaataataataactattattattattatgctaacTAACACATATGCTCCAGGCATTGATTTAAGCGTATTATACTTACCCATTAAGTCCTTTTAAGGACTGTAAGGTGGTTACCCTTGTAAAAATAAGTGATGCAAAATCTAAGCTGTTGGAACTCAAACGTATTTTGAGCCTTCAAGGAATGTGAATTACAGGGCCTGAGCTACGTGACAGGCAGCTGTAAGCTGTTGTATGTCTGAATTCAGTCTTTTTCCTTACCTGCATTGCTCTGTAAAATGTTGTAAATGGCAAAGGGCCCCAGGGAAGACccccttctctcttcctgttGATTTTCATTCTCCCTCTTACCTTTTTCATACAAGACATCATGGCTATCACAGTCCCTTAATATGGAATGTTAAATACACTCTTTTAAGTTGGAAAGGACATGAAAACCAGCTATAAAGAAAGCAAGCCGcgtggaaaagaaaacaaattgtaactaatttttttaactacTAAACCAGGCTTGTATACAAAATGTTGTAACCCTGCTAAATTTCTTTGTCTTATATATAAGCAAGAATTTAGCTTTTAACTTTGGAACCCTATCCCCATTTCTCTGGAGTGATGAGTCCCGGAATGGCCATTGCCAACTTTTCACTTGAATAAACTCTGGAAAACTGGAATCTGACCCTTTTGATTATTTATGGCTGGTActctcttcattttacaaatgaggaaactgaggcacagaatacATAAGTAGCTTGTCCAAAATCACACAACTAAAAAGTGTTAACTGGGGATATCAATCTGGGTGGTCTGACCAGAGATCTACTGTGCATCCTGCCTCATGTAAGTTCTAAAATTCAATTTCATCTTTTCCTTCTGAGAAATCCCACTATTACTCCCTAAGAATTACATAAAATAGTAACTTTTGAACTTGTTTTTCCCATAATCCACAGTAAGAATTATGTTTTGCATCCTAGCACAGATACAAATTGAAACAAATAATTCATGGGAAAGCAAAACTCATCCTTATATATGACTTCTTAATAttatctattctatttcattcaattataattaattttctacTAAACTAATTCTAGGGCCCAAATTGTCTCAGCCTTCAGTTTGAAAAACTGTTTAAAGCAGTATCCCACTCAATTCCTGACATTTAATAATGCAATGTATCTTCTGGCTGCCCATGCAAAGATGAAGAAGGCCTGGTCATGACCATTAACTACAGTGCACTGGCAAAATTCTGTGgggtgtctgtgagtgtgtgtgtgtgtgtgtgtgtgtgtgtgtgtgtgtgtgtgtgaaagagagagagagagagaccgagagagagagacagagagagagaaaaaatggggtctccctctgtcacccaggctggagtacagtggcacaatcatagctcactccaacttcgaactcttgggctcaaatgatcctcccatctcagcctccaaagtatctaggactacagatgtgagccactgcaccggttaatttttttactttttaaaagattttttttaccttctttttttttttttttttttttttttttttgcagagacaggggtttgctatgttacccaggctggtctcaaactcctggcctcaagtaatcctcttgcctcagcctctcaaaatggaAGCTTCTGAGATAAATACATCGATAATCTCCTCAGGGAGGAAAAGAGTCTCCTGTGATGAGAAATCTCAGGAAAGTCTTGTTGAGAGGTAGGTAATTTGGGCAGGACTCTGGAGAGGAGACAGACTTCAACAGGCAACCACAGGAGAAGGCATTTCAGACAGAAACACCTCACGGGAGACTCGTGGGAAACTGAAGACGGAGGACGTGCTCGTGGGGCAACGCGGGAGGCTGACGCGCTAAATTTGGACTCACAGACCCTGACGCTGTTGCTATGAGCCAAAGACCTTATGAGAGTCAACCTCTTTGAGGAGCAAgattctcatctgtgaaatggggtagTAATAATATCTGCCTCACCTCCCTCAGAGGCTAGTTCTGTAGAGTATGTAAAAAAATGTCTGAAAACCCTCTGAGAATGACCAAgaggtgatgataatgataacaGGCACCATTTGTTGAGTGGGTCCTCTGTGCTATTCTAACCACCCATGTGATCCGCACAACACAGTGATGTTGGTcctattatctccattatatagaTGAGGGGACTGAACATTAAAGAGATGAAGttccttgcccaaggtcacctagcTAGGAAAAGGGAGAGGCAGAACTCAAACCAGATCTGCCTGATCACAGGGTGTAAGTGCTTCTCACCTCACTACAGATGTACGTTAAATGTTGATGGGTATGCTGGGAGACAGTGAAGAGCTGATGGGGGAGGTGAGGCCATGAAGGGgtgaagagagggaaagaaatgtCTAGAAAGGAGTATTGGCACCGGAACAGCAAGCTCTGAATGTCAGCAGTGTTTAGACCATACCCTGTATGTGGCAAAGGCTTTGAGCAGACTCCGATGTGATCACATCTATGATTCAGAAAGATAAATCTGGCAGCATTATCTGAGACATAAAGAGCACCACTTAGTAGACAACTCAATCACCTGCTAAGTTACAATGCTCTCAAGGTAGCTTTGCAAAGACAGGAAACCTCTGTACTTGGCCCTCACTTGCTGCCTTTAGATTAAAACGAAACCCCCAAAAAACTGGCATATAACATAAATTGGCAATTTGACACAAGTTGAAATCTGATGTGTCCCAGCACTTAGGAAAGCCATcagtgctgttgaatttgttgaatgactggAAATAGTGCATTTGCACTGGGCAAATGGTAATGAAAACCTGAGATCTTTCTTATTGGAATTACAAAGAAACATCTCATCAAAGGGGATTTCTTTTCAAGGGATGTCAAGATGGCTATTCATCTATTTATACCAAACTTTAAAAAGCTAATTGTCTTTCTGACATATTGTTAACAACATTTTTAATACATCATGTTTGATCCTATTAAATAAAATTGACCACTACAAAGCACATTGATGAGCATTTTAAGAAGATTGTGTTTTTACCATACTTTACAGTAGAAGACAGAGTGTGTTCCTTAGAACTCATTtttttgccaggcacggtggctcacgcctataatcctagcgctttgggaggccgaggccagcagattacctgaggttgggagttcaagaccagcctggccaacatggcgaaaccccgtctgtactaaaaatacaaaaaaaattagccgggtgcagtggcgcgcgcctgt is a window encoding:
- the SLC30A10 gene encoding calcium/manganese antiporter SLC30A10 isoform X3 codes for the protein MLPPGTQSPPAAAAAAGGGLCPRRFRGASGRGGPAARGGPDSPRLGLGRNPPGDLGGKETGEGGDCVRKRSRTYTQHKVSSLNAGDSFNTQNEPEEMMTKEKKSEALNIRGVLLHVMGDALGSVVVVITAIIFYVLPLKSEDPCNWQCYIDPSLTVLMVIIILSSAFPLIKETAAILLQMVPKGVNMEELMSKLSAVPGISSVHEVHIWELVSGKIIATLHIKYPKDRGYQDASTKIREIFHRAGIHNVTIQFENVDLKEPLEQKDLLLLCNSPCISKGCAKQLCCPPGALPLAHVNGCAEHNGGPSLDTYGSDGLSRRDAREVAIEVSLDGCLSDHGQSLNKTQEDQCYVNSTHF
- the SLC30A10 gene encoding calcium/manganese antiporter SLC30A10 isoform X2 → MGRYSGRSFRLILMCVVSILLFVMELVIAYVGNSLSLASDAFAVLSHFVSMIIGFFGVRASNIKQHKKSTYGFLRADVVGAFGNTIFAVALMFSILVEAIKRYINPQKTEEPILVLSAGIIGLFFNVVNYVIFLDCCYCAAPKPQGDMEAGDSFNTQNEPEEMMTKEKKSEALNIRGVLLHVMGDALGSVVVVITAIIFYVLPLKSEDPCNWQCYIDPSLTVLMVIIILSSAFPLIKETAAILLQMVPKGVNMEELMSKLSAVPGISSVHEVHIWELVSGKIIATLHIKYPKDRGYQDASTKIREIFHRAGIHNVTIQFENVDLKEPLEQKDLLLLCNSPCISKGCAKQLCCPPGALPLAHVNGCAEHNGGPSLDTYGSDGLSRRDAREVAIEVSLDGCLSDHGQSLNKTQEDQCYVNSTHF
- the SLC30A10 gene encoding calcium/manganese antiporter SLC30A10 isoform X1, producing the protein MGRYSGKTCRLLFMLVLTVAFFVAELVSGYLGNSIALLSDSFNMLSDLISLCVGLSAGYIARRPTRGFSATYGYARAEVVGALSNAVFLTALCFTIFVEAVLRLARPERIDDPELVLIVGVLGLLVNVVGLLIFQDCAAWFACCLRGRSRRLQQRQQLEEGCAPGAFGGPQGAEDPRRAADPTAPGSDSAVTLRGTSVERKQEKGATVFANVAGDSFNTQNEPEEMMTKEKKSEALNIRGVLLHVMGDALGSVVVVITAIIFYVLPLKSEDPCNWQCYIDPSLTVLMVIIILSSAFPLIKETAAILLQMVPKGVNMEELMSKLSAVPGISSVHEVHIWELVSGKIIATLHIKYPKDRGYQDASTKIREIFHRAGIHNVTIQFENVDLKEPLEQKDLLLLCNSPCISKGCAKQLCCPPGALPLAHVNGCAEHNGGPSLDTYGSDGLSRRDAREVAIEVSLDGCLSDHGQSLNKTQEDQCYVNSTHF